The sequence below is a genomic window from Lolium perenne isolate Kyuss_39 chromosome 4, Kyuss_2.0, whole genome shotgun sequence.
ACGCTGGAAGCAATAGCGTGCTCAGAGGCTCTTGGTCTTGCTGATGACCTTGGGGAGTTGGGGTTACAAGGTTGCAGGTTTCTTCTGATTGTTTGGAAGTTATTAACATGATGAAGTTGAAGAACCTAGGTAGATATAGTGTTATTTTATCTGAAATTAAGAAACGATCGAGTAACTTTTTAGAAGTAATTTTTAAGCATGAAAGCAGGGATAGGAATGGTGAAGCTCACCTAGTAGCTAGGAATGCCATTTTAGATGAGTTTGGGCGCCGGGTGTGGCTCCTGGAACCTCCATACTCTGTACCTTCTTTTGTTCAAGTTGAATAAATCCCTGGCtttcccctcaaaaaaaaaaaaagatacctCATACAGATCTAGTACAATCATACATTGTTTTGTTGGTTGGAGCCAAATTAAGGGTGCTTGACCAGTTCAGTCCATACACCAAAGTCGTATCACAAATAGCTTAGACACGTCCAGCAGCTGCTTGACCTCGCgcacacacatatacacaaccGAATCATAGTATCGATCACACTATACATATATTGGTACGTACGCCTCAACCATTTCAAGATAACGGAAGGGCAGCTCCTCCACCGCCGCTGTGTCGAGTTTCTGATGAGCTTGAACTTGAGGTAGTAGCAGGCTAGCACTCAGGGTAGTTGGAGCGATCCTTGGAGCCATCCTGGCAGTAGTAGTAGACCATGGACCTCTGCTGCGCCCACCTCATGGCGGCACCCTGCTGCGCGCTCAACCCGCCTCCAGGCCCCGCCGCCACAGGCCTGCACAACGCCGGCGCGCCGACCTCGCAGCCGGCCACCTTGAACTCCCTGAACCCGGACACGAAGGGCTGGTACCTGTAATCCGCCCTGTAGCGGCCGTTGTCGGTGGCCCAGTCGGAGGCGTCCCAGACGGAGCCGTACGCCCACATCTCGCGCTCCGGGAACGTGGCCTCCACCTTCTTCTGGTAGCGGCGCACGGGCACGTCGTCGACGAGGAAGACgatcggtgcacacactgtcacctttacacacgtgggacaaggagtctccggagatcacataagtaaaattcacttgactagcataacgacatctagattacaagcatcatcatatgaatctcaatcatgtaaggcagctcatgagattattg
It includes:
- the LOC127348230 gene encoding xyloglucan endotransglucosylase/hydrolase protein 31-like produces the protein MGGDHLHGLLTPFNCFFFSTLGHVSPRSDKKRLKVTVCAPIVFLVDDVPVRRYQKKVEATFPEREMWAYGSVWDASDWATDNGRYRADYRYQPFVSGFREFKVAGCEVGAPALCRPVAAGPGGGLSAQQGAAMRWAQQRSMVYYYCQDGSKDRSNYPEC